The genomic interval AAAGATTAAATCTATCGATAGTGAAATGTAGCTCAAAGATATTAGTACCAACAAATAATACAAGATACTCACAAAGAAAATAGattcaatatttaaataagtcATAAATTATCGAATTGCTTATTCTTAACTTcaaaacttttgtttttccagtGCATTGGCGAGAAATGTAACATTGACAATGATTATGCAATATTCAGCAGCAGATTGTCACGTTTCGTTTGCCATAGAGAGTGTGGTAATCAGTTTTCATGAGGCAGCAGTGTAGCTCCGTGCGATCGGTAACGGTCCTAACAGGCTTATCGGCCCAAAAACTTCTTACCACCATCAATAAGAATCAATCAGTGGCCAACCGGGTGGTGGTAACTGGTTGCTCCCTTTCGAGACGGTTCCAACTCATTAGGTTCTTCAGGCGCAACGTTTTGTCACCGCGCGAGTGGAAACAAAGAGCTTTGTGTATAATGCTGGTGCTGGCGTAACTGGACGATAATTTACTGGTGGGACTGCATCTGGACTAGGTCTGGGTTCCTATAATCCGTCATGCCTGGCTGCCGATTTACATTAATGCGCCAATTTCTGGGCGAACAATGggccagatacagatacaccgAGACATCCGAGTCGCGCCGACTGTAATTAACATTGCTCGCATTATAATTTGCCCTTTTTTCCGCCATCCAGTCATCAGCAGCCATCAGAAATCAGACATCAGACATCGGAGACCCCCAGGAAGCCACTGAGTTGGCAATTTAATGTCCGCACATTTTCGCAACAGGAGCGGGAAGTGATCGTTGGCGAAAAGCGTTTTGCATTATTGTGCCACTCTTGGTGACTAATAGGCAAATGAGACTCACTTCTGAGGCAATTTTCCACCTTATTAACAGTATTCCAGTGTGCATTAACCAACAATAGCCAATTAAGGGGAGAAAAGAAACCGACTGATCTCATTTAAAGAGAATGATTTGAGTTTGTCAatgaatttcatttgtttgtaaattttaaattttaaagaaattatATTCTATATTCTATTATATTCATAATTGATTATCTCATTTTTAAATAGCCACCTTACATTTTTTGGAAGAAAGCTAAGCTATTAATAGCGTGTAATCACAATGCAATTTGCACGATGCCTTCAGTTTGATTTGGTGTGGTGTGTGGTAAACAAGTGCGATGAGACTGTGGGTCTTCTTATCATTGTTGGCACTTAATATTCACTGGGAAGTGCTTGCAAATGGCATCGGTAAATTATGTGGAATATTTTGGGTTTATTTCTATCCTTAATCTACATTAACATGTAGCAAATCGTTACTTTTTGGAAAAGCAGCGTTTTCTGTTGGAAATTCTACATCATGTGCACGAACCTTTGATGAACGAACAGTGGCGATTATTAGGAAAACAATTGGTGATAGATAAGGAACAGTATGTGGTcggtattattttaaatatatataaaatgtattattaattcaaaaataacAAATCCCAGGTCTACAACGAGCATATGACACGTTTTTATGAGGACTTCAATTTGGGAAAACTTTTACATCGAAATGTACGATACAATCCGATTTATGCCGATCATTATCGGCAGATGCTGGGACTATATCATTTTTTCTACAACGCCAGGGATTGGTATACCTTATGGCAAAATATAAGCTGGGCCCGAGTTCATGTGCATCCGGGTATTTTTGTTCAAGCTCTGACGCAATTGATCCTCAAAAGAGAGGACTATCAGGCCTTGATTATGCCCAAGATCTATGAGTTGTGGCCAGAATCGTATCACGATGATGTAACAGTGCGAAAAGCGAGAAATTTCAATTTTGCCAACTGGATAAGATACGTGAATGTAACCGATGTAGAAGAAATTCATCCGCAAAAATTGGAACCTTTCGATTTGGAAGGGGACCTGCGAGGTAGCATTGAATGGTTTCAGGCCATGGCTGAGGTGAATATTCTAAGAATGAATCAACAGAAAAGCAGAAATAAGTTAGAACACTTGTTGGAAGATATTGATTGGCAATCCTATTGGTATAATCTGAACATGGGAGTCGTTTTAACAGCCGAAAATTCGGATCAGTTGCGCGAATGGTGTTATTATCAGCTGAGTCAAATACTAGCTCGCTATAAACTAGAACGATATGGCCAAAAGTTGGCTTACAAGAGGCTGACACAAAACCATTATCGTAGCATAGACGAGGAATCccaatttataattaaaaagaTATCAGAATTGGAAGCAAAAGTTGGGGATGCCATTTCCTTTCGAAGTATTCAGCTAACTAATGGAAGTCGTATTAATCTGAAAGAGAACAACAATTGGCTTATCGGACTTGAAGAACTATTTCCCTATGATTGGACACAATTAGCTGTGGAAAAAGCTGTTCAATCTAATATTTTACTGGATATTCGAACTATAGTGAGATCCGAAGACTTTTATTACTACGCTGAGCGTTTATTGGATTCCTATCGATGGTATCGTCAGGTATTTCAACCCAATAACCAGAAAACATTTATTCCCAGTGATCTTCGCATAGATGATGTGCAGTTAACTCCACTGATCACCTACGATCAACCTGTTGATGTGGATATCAGTAATATTCTGTCCGCCAAACATTTTTACTTGGCAGGCCAGTTTGTGTGGCCCTTTACTTTGCAACATCGACAATCTCGACTGCAACATAAGGATTTTTCATACAACCTGCTTATATCAAGTAACAAAACACAATCGACCATTTTCCGAGTTTTTCTAACCACTTCCGAGCGAGGAAACATTCAAAGAGAGCCATTCTATCAACTCGATTCGTTTCTGACTGTGATATACCCTGGATTGAACCGAATAACCAGGGAATCTAAGGAGTTTAAAGGCCTGGCTGGAGATCACATCTCATACACTGAGCTCTATCACTTTGTTAAGCTGGCCGAAAGGGAGGAATTCGACTTTCCCCTTAATATATCAACTCCAAATTGTGGATTCCCTAGACGTCTGATTTTACCGCGCGGGGGT from Drosophila mauritiana strain mau12 chromosome 3L, ASM438214v1, whole genome shotgun sequence carries:
- the LOC117139313 gene encoding larval serum protein 1 alpha chain; translation: MRLWVFLSLLALNIHWEVLANGIANRYFLEKQRFLLEILHHVHEPLMNEQWRLLGKQLVIDKEQYVVYNEHMTRFYEDFNLGKLLHRNVRYNPIYADHYRQMLGLYHFFYNARDWYTLWQNISWARVHVHPGIFVQALTQLILKREDYQALIMPKIYELWPESYHDDVTVRKARNFNFANWIRYVNVTDVEEIHPQKLEPFDLEGDLRGSIEWFQAMAEVNILRMNQQKSRNKLEHLLEDIDWQSYWYNLNMGVVLTAENSDQLREWCYYQLSQILARYKLERYGQKLAYKRLTQNHYRSIDEESQFIIKKISELEAKVGDAISFRSIQLTNGSRINLKENNNWLIGLEELFPYDWTQLAVEKAVQSNILLDIRTIVRSEDFYYYAERLLDSYRWYRQVFQPNNQKTFIPSDLRIDDVQLTPLITYDQPVDVDISNILSAKHFYLAGQFVWPFTLQHRQSRLQHKDFSYNLLISSNKTQSTIFRVFLTTSERGNIQREPFYQLDSFLTVIYPGLNRITRESKEFKGLAGDHISYTELYHFVKLAEREEFDFPLNISTPNCGFPRRLILPRGGSGNPLKLRLLIVATVYDFRARQENELNCDFSKGVSRWDELPLGYPFERFLEDDALAAEISGDHVHWKDVEILHEDQKAYFEMCYLNVKSNLNRIVLKNNKT